One Borreliella chilensis DNA window includes the following coding sequences:
- a CDS encoding translation factor Sua5 — MILTEIIHSNQIQKAAKLIKMGELVVFPTETVYGIGANAYNEDAVKMIFLVKKRPIENPLIVHVDTVKKLKELTEYIPKSALMLIQKFSPGPLTYVLKKSIKISRFVSGNLDTVAIRIPANKIALNLIKTSKVPIVAPSANISKRPSSTNFEMAFKELNGLVRGIIKAVENKDFNIGIESTVIGFDLKDNVLILRPGAITKKMIEKELQGKYTVNYAEAKIELEKSPGNILEHYKPKIPVYLFKGQDNIKKYINKNTKILITKPTLKSYLFNFLWDKKNITVFNTLEEYAQNLYKELVNSENNYKQILSEFVKDEELGYSINNRIRKASSNKFIINK, encoded by the coding sequence ATGATATTAACAGAAATAATTCACAGCAATCAAATACAAAAAGCAGCAAAACTTATCAAAATGGGAGAACTTGTTGTATTCCCAACAGAAACAGTTTATGGGATTGGTGCTAATGCCTACAATGAAGATGCTGTAAAAATGATTTTTTTAGTAAAAAAAAGACCTATTGAAAATCCCTTAATAGTGCACGTTGACACAGTAAAAAAATTAAAAGAACTAACAGAATATATTCCAAAAAGCGCTCTAATGCTAATCCAAAAGTTTAGTCCAGGCCCCTTAACTTATGTTCTTAAAAAATCAATAAAAATATCCCGATTTGTAAGCGGAAACCTAGACACAGTGGCAATAAGAATTCCTGCAAATAAAATAGCTTTAAACTTAATAAAAACATCTAAAGTCCCAATAGTAGCACCATCTGCAAATATATCAAAAAGACCAAGTTCAACAAACTTTGAAATGGCTTTTAAAGAACTAAATGGACTTGTAAGAGGAATAATAAAAGCAGTAGAAAACAAAGACTTTAATATTGGAATCGAATCGACTGTGATTGGCTTTGACCTTAAAGACAACGTACTAATATTAAGGCCAGGCGCAATAACAAAAAAAATGATAGAAAAAGAGCTTCAAGGGAAATACACAGTAAATTACGCAGAAGCAAAAATAGAGTTAGAAAAATCACCTGGAAACATATTAGAGCATTACAAACCAAAAATTCCTGTATATTTATTTAAAGGTCAAGACAATATAAAAAAATATATAAACAAAAATACAAAAATACTTATTACAAAACCTACTCTTAAGTCCTATTTATTTAATTTTTTGTGGGATAAAAAAAATATTACAGTATTTAACACTCTTGAAGAATATGCACAAAATCTTTACAAAGAGTTGGTCAATTCTGAGAATAACTACAAACAAATACTTAGTGAATTCGTAAAAGACGAAGAACTTGGGTACTCAATAAACAACAGAATTCGAAAAGCCAGTTCAAATAAATTCATAATTAACAAATAA